ttctaaaaataattccgTTCATATTTTTAGCTGGCTggtttgaataattaaaaatgaaaccaTGATGACGTTCAATAAAtagattctttttttttattagacacATTTCACGTCAccacatagttttttttttttgagcaAAGATATCCCAACATACaagtaacattattttatacatcatTTATTGTATCAGGCGTGCCATCTCAGCCTTCGAACCTAGTCGCAGTGGAGGCAGGCGAGACGTCCGTGACGTTATCGTGGCGACGCCCCGCACACGCTGGTGACAACATTGTCTCCTACGAGCTGTACTGGAATGACACCTACGCCAAGGAGCACCACCGGAAGTAAGTCTAGTGGTTTAATTTAAGAATGTGTTCTGGCacctttttttctttggtgATCTAGTAACTCCTTTACAACATAATGTAACATAACTTTCCAATTTTATATCACACACATACATTGATTTGTACAAATACAGattttacagataaaaaaatcattcatcCCAATGcccattcatttatttaaattcgtaAATTCTCTAAAcgatatatttgtataatttaatttacataaatggtgtaattattgtatgaaatatatttggttctaaatgtacattatattGTGGGTGTAGCATGTTTCCAATGTTATCAATAAGTGTTGACATATCAATAACCTCTATTTTCCAAATCTAGGCGGATCCCCATAGCGGAGACATACACTCTGAACGGGTTGTACCCCAACACGTTGTACTACATCTGGCTGGCAGCGAGGTCACAACAGGGGGAGGGGGCCACGACACCCCCCATCGCGGTCCGAACAAAACAATATGGTATGTCCACACCAGGGCCTGTTGGAGTGACGTGAGAGTGGTAGACTGGCTGGGAAGGCACTTGACGACTGGcactatatattaaaaaaaaagaaatatgaatCTGTGTGTTTAACACGAGAATATtcattcgaaaaatcttaattttaacactaaaaataaaactggccGCCAAAGAAATcttcgtttaaaaataaatagcctTTTAAACTATGGCTTCTTTCATCTACTAATTATTACCACAAAATGAACATAACCTTTCAGAAACAGTCTAGAAAGAATactaattatcattttaacgtaaaattttatttttctcggTTTTCCTGTCTCGgagttttcatatttttcatggCGTTGTAATAAACCTCCGTTGTAAGCCCGCTTCTACTGTTATCTccgtgaaaaaataaatattttgatatttgttcCAACGCTTTATTAATCCAGCGTAATTGGCAAAGAAGAAACAgcgaatttttttatgttttctagTTTATGTCTTCTTTTCACGGCAAAGATGGATTTGCATTTAAACTTTATGAATAACGAGTGCCTTTCCAGCCAGCGTTTTGTGAAAATGTGTGAAAGTGTGATTCTATGGTGGTCCAGGTAACTCCTCCCGTAATAAGTATTCACATAAAAGCACCTGCCCGGCACGCCGCCAGTAATACAGCACTAGCACAAGTTTTATATATCACGATATGTGTTCGTAATCGTACATTGTCGACGGGTAAAGTGTACGCAAGAAAATACGCCGCTTTCCAATCAAATGCGTACACAGTACCTGGAGCCCTGGATCCATCGGCTGGTGAAGCCGCGGCCGTAAGGCTAACGTCGCCTCGCCTCGGATCAGCTACATAATTGCAGTTTTAAGAAGCTCGATCTCACCCGCTCACCCCGCGAGCTGAGTCGCCATTTTTAAAACTGAAGTTATGTTATTGCTCCATAAGCGGGCTCGCAACTCGGCGGTCTTATTAACTAATGGATCAAGGGCTTTAGTAGTAGCTTTATGTTGTTCGTAGGTCAGTTTTAATCTGAGGTTAACGCCTCGAGTGacctgtttttattttattttttaatacagagAGCGACGCGTCTGACGAAGCAATTAATTGATCCATCATGTTTACGAGTTTGCTAGTATATAAATTTCGTCAGTCGCCAGCTCGGACATAATCATCACAATTTTCTTCCAACAGGAGAAAGTGTGACGGATGAGACAAGAGATGTATGGGCGAGCGGATCATacactcacacacacacacacacatgtgCATGCTCGACTTTATTTTGACGGCTGAGCCgtcatttctttttgttttgggCACATTTATCTTTTTGTTTTCCAATCGCATTCAGTGATTGCATCGGTTAGGTCGGTTGTGGGTCTAACGGGGCGCGCGGCTCGCGAGCGCCGAGCGCCCAGTTTCAGTTGCAGATCCGAGGATTGTTTTCCTTATTATTGAGCTTGTTTAGTTCCTGGAGCGCCCCCGATGAATGTAACTGCCGCGGCGATTTCTCCCACTTCGATTCGGGTGTCTTGGCAACCGCCGCCCGCTGAGCGAGCGAACGGGCGGATCGCTTATTACAAGCTGCTGTGTGTGGAGTCGGAGCGTGGCGACTCTGAGGCGACGGTGGTGAAACTGAACCAAACGTCGTTTATCCTGGACGAGCTGCGGCGCTGGACCCAGTACCGAATCTGGGTCCTCGCCGGGACTAGCGTGGGGGACGGCCCCGCCTCGTACCCCGTCACCGTCCGCACTCATGAAGACGGTACGTGTCATGACAACTCATTGGCAACTTTAATAACACCTTTTTAGTCTGTAGTCTCCAATTTATGAAAATGCTTGCATCTTCTaaagattatataaaagtGTATTCgtcgtattttttgtaatactatTGAGCAAGCGAACAAACAATCGGTCCCCCGGAAGTGTTCATCGCAGCCTATGGTATTTATTAGatggttatttaaattataaacgtttacatacattttaacaattttatcataaaatggAGACTACACAGCCAAAGGAATTAAATCTAACCaatcaatatttcaattatctcaaattaaattaacgaaGTTCTTTGGCGATGTAATATCAGAGGCCTCtaaagtaatataacatttagcCCTCTCTTCCTGGAACCCCCCGAGGGCATCTTGAGAGTACTAAGAAGCAACACCCtctaatattacatttacataaagcATATCAAGAATAACaacattaacttttaataatctttatgTACTGGTGCTAAGGTTTCTGGATTAATACATATGTTTGGGTAATAAGGAAAATCCTTCATGACTTCATTCAATGTCATGTCATTAAAATAACCTTCACTACTTCGTTCAGCATAATTCATGAACGATTTTACCTTTGCATTGGATGCCAGTCAAAATTGAAACACATTGTACCATTAATGAGTTTACACGATTTATAATGTATCTACAATTAAACAAATAGTTTCAATTTTGTCTGTATTCCAATCTAATGACTGTCAAATATTTGCTAACACATTGGTGGTGGGTCTgatttttgattatattatattcgtctacaaatattattataatcatcgCAACCTCGAACCGTAAGCGCTGTTACTATCAAAATTActaatgtcatttttttcttttgttccCTTTTTATGAGCATATAGCAGGATTCTAATCGAGGAGGTTAATTCTTGTAACGAAATTTTACTATGCTTGCTGATGAACATGTACTATGTTATATCATGTCACTAATTTATCATTGCATCGCCGCTGTCGGCGGTGTGGTTCCCACTCACTGTCACATGTAATGATTTTCTTTTGGTGGCCAGCCGTTTGGGCTGATGATGGCACTCACTGAAATGCAAACTTTATATTGCACCTGACATAGTGTCGACGGCAcctgtattataattttggcGCACAGTTGTTAAGTATTTAGAGATGGACACAATTTTGCATGTTTTCTTTACGACACAGCACCATTTTTCGTTCAGTTAATTTCACTAGGCACCTGGTGCCTTATTTGTAAGTTACGGCCGGTATCTTATGTAAGATATTTCCATTTACGATTTCAAGCTAAATTGAGCCTTGCGTCGTCTTTTCATTGTGCCTGATTTCGGTTGTCATTGTAACACGGACTCATATCTTCATACGACGGGGCACGTAACTTAGAAATAAGACCCTTATATAGGTCCACGTCTGACACACACAACCTTGCTAGTTATCTGTTTGGTTGCGTGAGGCAGACTGCACTTTTAGGAAGCACTCAGCACTACTTAGCGACGACACGAGGTGAGAGAGCGAGTGCGTGACACTCACAGGCGATAACCGCTGATCTGCCAATACCTGCTTCTCTATTTAGAACTGTATTTCTAACATAATAGGGGCTACTTCTATTTGGAGAAGCGGGAAGCTAGATCAGTCGGTTTCGCGCTCGACACTCACCAGGCACGAGCGCCGCATTTGAATACCAATACCGTCCCCACACGACACGCGCGCATGCTATACTATACTCTATACTCACAACTACTTCTCCACTCACTGTACTATCTTACTACTTTCTATTAGCGGGAAGGCTGTCGAAGTCCCGAGGATCCgtcaaaatttcatttccaGCAATTGGCCTTAGGATCCAACGGATTACATGAGCGACGCTCTTCGCCTGTATTTACTCCGTCTGCTCGGTTCTAGACTACGCGCTACCTCTATCTTTACTCTATCTCTGTCTATCTAACTTGCTCTAAGCTACAACTTCTTGCCAGTAGCGATTTCTCTCTTGCCTTTCTTCTCTCTTCTGTATACTCTATCAACTTTTCGTCGTGCATGCACACTAGATATTGTGACATACAAATACTATTTATGCCTAACGTTCGCTATTGCCGTTAACAAAGAACGGACGGGACTCAAAAAGAACGCTACGAGATATTCCTGGTAACTCCTGATATTATACTGAACAGTTTCGAAGACCACAGTCAAGAACAAAGACACTACGACACTGTCACAAACATCACTGAAGACTACAAACACAAGGTACGAAGCTCACACACACAGAAGATCGGCGCACATAGACAAGACCTGACCTACACATGAAGCACACACATAAAGACTGGCGCCGTCGCGTAATCAATACATGTGCGTGTGAGTGTCTTCTCTGAGCTGAGGGACAAGAAACTACGATATGCTTGCCAATTTCTTTTCCCCATTACATCCTAGATTATTACGACTAACTCTTTTTCAAAGACAGTTCTTGAATAGGCGAGGTCTTTAATTTTCCGAAATTGTTTGATGATGTTTTAATGTACGCTTTAGGAAAAGAAAAAGGCAATGCAGGCGAACATATAACTCCGCTGGGGTCCCAAGTGGCTTACCCCGAATGTGCTCCTAAAGAGCTCAAAATACACGAGGAAGTAAAATAAGAGTACCCCCAATTCTACAAGCGTTCTACTCGTAATCTCTCACTTAGTAGTTCCGTTCGCCCTGCAATGTTCGCACAATTTGTCTTAAATGTATTTGAATGcgtttttctcttttttctcTCGTCACTGACTTTGTATGGGCCGCTGGTAACCCGTACAGCCATCAGGAGTGAGTACAAATTACTATAGTGCTTGTTTTTATGTGCGTTTGTGCTTGTGCCTAAGCTTTAATGTAGTTAATTCTTCCTAGCAACTTGATCTGACGATTTATAACAAACTGCAAGCGGTTACCTATTGAGCATGACTTCTGGTGTTTGAAAGATTTGGCGTGACTTTTACTGCAGTGATCGTCCCCAAGTCTGATTTCCCGAAGCATGATCCCTTGCAGTGTGTGTAATAAGATTATAGTTATAGTTTTATGCTGCTTTGGACTACTAATAGATAATACTTACTAAATGTTCTCTCTATGTAAACGCTTGACAATTTTAGTTGTACTAAACGATGTGGATTGGAAGGTAATGGATTTTAATTGGTTATGGTGATGTGAAAGGGCGTAATGATAATCTCAGTGTGTGTTGGTATTCAAATGCCCGATCGAGATGCTGAGCGGCGATTGTTAGACATTCGCCGGACCTGGATGCTCTATCAGCAACGCGACGGCGTTTACCGACCGCACTTCAACCAtcaatgtattaaatttgCAGTAATATGAAGCCTATGACGCTTAAAAACCAGATTTAGACCCTTGAGTCGCTTTAGGTAGTTTTTCTCTAGCACGCTCCCGTAGATGCTGATAGGGCATTTAGGTCAGATTTCAAACAGGTCTGAGAAAGATATCTCACATTCGGTTTGTGTGTCACAGTGCCCGGGGAACCTCAAGACGTGAAGGTGAACGCAATCAACTCCACATCCATCCATGTCACGTGGAAGCAACCACATGAAAAAGAGAAGAATGGCATCATCCGAGGCTACCATGTTCATGTGCAAGAAATCAGAGAAGAGGTAAATAGAATTATAATGAAGCAAAAGTTTATTCTAATTTACATGACATTCAACTGTTTACAAAAGATaacctttaatttaaaataaatgtctatTGTGCTGCGGCTCCCGTATGAATATTGGTTGTATTATTCCAATGTGCTATTCTGGTTTTATTCAAACCGTgcaccaaattttattaaaatccaaccagtaatctttttttaaatagtacttaattacaaacatacatctaTCGtcgcaaactttcgcatttataatattagtatgatatGATTTCTTACTATGATCTTTAACTCCATAGGGCAAGAGTCTTCTAAACGACCCTATGAGATTCAACGTGATGGACGAGACCACATTGGAGCTGAACGTCTCTGGCCTACAGCCGGATACCAAGTACAGCGTCCAGGTGGCTGCTCTGACGAGGAAGGGCGACGGAGACCGCAGTGCGCCGGTGTCTATTAAGACCCCCGGCGGTGTGCCAAACAGGCCTACCGTTAACCTCAAGTATGTAGATAACCAACTTTCTAGAATATAATAACCACAGaagatattatttctaatattataatcctTTTCCAGGGTCTTAGAGCGAGAGCCGATTGTCTCGATTGAAATAGAATGGGCTAGACCGACCCAGACTTATGGAGATTTGTTAGGATACCGATTGAGATATGGCATCAAAGACCAACTACTTGATGAAGAGAATTTCGGAACGAAGGTCACgtcacataaaattaatgatttagaAAGAGGAGTACAATACGAGTTTAGGGTAGCCGGTAAAAATCATATCGGTATTGGACAggaaacaattaaatattggcTAACACCTGAAGGTGCACCAAAGGGCCCACCCACTAATGTCAGCTACCATTTCCAAACACCAGATATTATAAGCATAACATGGGAACCTCCAATCAGGGCAGACCGAAGTGGccaaattaagaaatatgatGTCCAATTCTATAAGAAAGGTGACCAGGCTTCGGCGATTGAAAAGAAAACTGAAGGAAATAAAGCAGTTTTTACTGGTTTAGAAGAAGACGCTCACTATGTTTTTAAGGTTAGAGCTTACACTATACAAGGAGTTGGGCCTTACAGCAAAGAAATAACTGCCCACACAGAAAGAGATATTGGTAGAGCGCCTATGTCATTAAAAGCTGTCGCAACTTCAGAATCCAGTGTTGAAGTCTGGTGGGAAACGTTTCGATcgagaaagaaaattattggctatgttatattttataccatgACGCCAGTAGAAGATCTAGATGAGTGGAAACAGAAAAGTGTTCATGTAACGCATTCAGCAGACCTGGAAAACTTAGAAAAATTTGCGGAATATGCCGTCGCAGTGGCTGCCAGAACAGCAGATGGTCTGGGTAGATTATCAGAAAAGGTTACTGTTAAAGTTAAACCAGAAGAAGTGCCTTTAAACTTGAGGGCTCAAGATGTGTCCACGCATTCCATGACGTTATCTTGGACATCTCCATTACGATTAAATCCCGTTAGCTATAAGATTTCTTACAACGCTATCAAAGAGTTCGTCGATTCGCTAGGTATGACTCAAACTCAAGAGATACCGAAAAGAGAGATTATAGTTAAGCATGATAGAACGTCGTATTCCATCAATGATTTGTCACCATTTACCACGTACAACGTTAACGTAAGTGCGATACCTAACGATGACTCATATAGACCACCAACCAAGATCACTGTTACCACTCAAATGGCGGCACCGAAACCTATGGTAAAACCAGATTTCTATGGCGtcattgaaaatgaaattcttGTTATTCTACCTCAAGCTTCCGAAGAGTACGGGCCCATTTCTCATTATTATCTAGTTGTAGTACCTGATGATAAAGCACATAATCATAAGAATCCGGATCAGTTCCTAACCGACGatttaattaagaataatgTCAGAACTGACGATGAAAATGCTCCTTATATAGCTGCCAAATTCTTAcaacgaaatattttatatactttccACCTCGGAAATGACGAAATGTATGAAGGTTTcctaaacagaaaattgaatccaagtaaaaaatatcggGTATTCGTGCGTGCTGTAGTAGATACGCCTCAGAAACATCTTTACACGTCCAGTCCGTTTTCTGAATATTTATCTCTAGATATGCGTGAAGCGCCACCTGGTGAGGAACCGAGCAGACCTGATCCTAAAGATATCAATGGAGATCCAGAAATTCGAATTGAAGAAAACAAGAAAGAGGCTGGCATGGTTTGGGTCATTGGTCCGATTATAGCTGCCCTAATGCTGTCGCTTTGTTTTGTTCTGTTATTCATATTGAAGAGACGAAGACAACCTTGTAAAACACCAGATCAGGCAGCAGTAACTCGGCCATTGATGTCAGCTGATGTTGGATTTGGGGCTCCATCAGATCCAGTAGAAATGAGACGCCTAAATTTCCAAACCCCTGCTATGATCTCTCATCCACCAATCCCTATATCTGAACTTGCTGACCATATCGAGAGATTGAAAACTAATGACAATCTCAAGTTTTCTCAAGAATATGAAAGCATTGAACCTGGTCAACAATTCACATGGGATCATTCAAATATGGAAGTAAATAAGCCTAAAAACCGTTACGCTAATGTGATTGCATACGACCACAGTCGCGTCATTCTCCAGCCCATCGATGGAATACTTGGAAGTGACTATATTAATGCTAACTATTGTGATGGCTACCGTAAACATAATGCTTACGTTGCTACCCAGGGTCCTCTTCAAGAAACCTTTACTGATTTCTGGCGAATGTGCTGGGAACTCCGAACATCTACAATAGTCATGATGACTAAGCTGGAGGAGCGAACGAGGATTAAGTGTGACCAGTACTGGCCCAGCCGGGGTAGCGAGACGTATGGCATGATGACGGTGACCATCGCCGAAGTTCAAGAACTAGCGACCTATTGCATCCGTACTTTCCAAGTTACGAGGAATGGTGGAGCTGAGCGTAGGGAGATTAAACAGCTTCAGTTCACCGCCTGGCCCGATCATGGTGTTCCAGACCATCCTGCTCCCTTCCTGCAATTCTTGCGTCGCGTACGAGCATTGAATCCTCCTGATGCTGGCCCTCTCGTTGTTCATTGTTCGGCTGGCGTTGGCAGGACTGGATGCTTCATCGTAATCGACTCCATGCTCGAAAGGGCTAGACATGAACGCACTGTCGATATATATGGCCATGTTACTTGTCTGAGAGCTCAGCGAAACTACATGGTGCAAACTGAGGACCAATACATCTTCATTCATGACGCGCTACTCGAGGCTGTTGTGTGTGGTGATACTGAAGTCCCCGCTCGTAACTTGCACGCTCATATTCAGAAGCTAATGCGTGTCGATTCTATTGAAAATATCACTGGTATGGAATTGGAATTTAAGAAACTGGCTAATATGAAAGCTGACTCGAGCCGTTTCGTTTCTGCTAGCTTGCCCTGCAACAAGCACAAGAACAGACTGGTACACATCTTGCCGTACGAGTCGAGTCGCGTTTGCTTGACTCCTCGCGATGGCTCTGATTACATCAATGCTTCGTTTGTGGACGGATACAGATACCGATCAGCATACATCGCAACTCAGGGACCACTTCCTGACACAACAGACGATTTCTGGCGGATGCTATGGGAGCACAATTCTACAATCATTGTTATGCTCACCAAGCTAAAAGAAATGGGCAGGGTAAGTAACACTGCTAATGaagctttttattatttttgtgtattttgacgtcagattaaataaaaaattgttttttaggAAAAATGCCATCAATACTGGCCTTCAGACCGATCCGTACGCTATCAATGCTTCGTAGTAGACCCCATCGCTGAATACAATATGCCTCAGTATATCTTGAGGGAATTCAAGGTAACACACATCTTTTACAACTTTTGAGTCAAATTATAAAGCGAATCTTTGAACTTCTATCACGAATTATTTATGATGTTTTCATAGGTGACAGACGCACGCGATGGGGCTTCGAGGACGGTCCGCCAGTTCCAGTTCACGGACTGGCCCGAACAGGGAGTTCCGAAGAGTGGCGAAGGCTTCATCGACTTCCTTGGACAGGTTCACAAGACCAAAGAACAGTTCGGACAAGACGGACCTATCACTGTGCATTGCAGGTAAGTGTACTTAAAGATATTGAACAACGTATTGATTCATTTCAATGGCAGGCTATTTTATAGTAACCTAGaataaagctttatttttgaaaacagtAAATGAACTAGTTTTCTGCAACATTCTTTTCTAACCCAACAATCAGGTTTAAGACCCAACATATCCTCAATATGAGTACCACCAACCAGCTGGTAACCAATTGTTGAGAAATAGTGGGTCCGCAAATCTTTCTGACAACATTTTGTAGATTTGCCCTCTTCAGCGATTTCAACATAATTTTCCTTCCAGCGCGGGGGTGGGTCGCACGGGGGTGTTCATTACCCTCTCAACGGTACTTGAGCGCATGCAATACGAGGGCGTAGTGGACGTGTTCCAGACGGTCCGCACGCTGCGCACGCAGCGCCCCGCCATGGTGCAGACCGAGGTAACATCTTTAGatataatcaatattataataaaaaatgcatcagtatttaattattacacaatCACATAATGTTCATTTACTACCTCATTTACTAGCTGAGAGGCTTCCACTGTCTGGAGGTTTCTAAGCAGACTCCGGGCTGGTGTAGGGAGATGGAGAATACCGTGGAGAAtacgttcagatgagagagactgtaaatgtatttaaatatagctCCATAAAAGACCTTAATGAGGCCAATTATACGGCAATTGTTGTAACAACTTACTggtctaaaataatataatttgtctgcTATTTCAACtctttatttgattaaaactaaagtGCACGCGGCCCCATTTGCACTCGTCTTGAAAAAAGTCGACTACTGTACTGAAAGTACTGAAACTATAGTCCAACTTTTCCGTCGACTATCACACGTGAGTGACGTATTtctctttaataattttgattaaaatacttCTTTATTCATATCAGGACCAGTACGACTTCTGCTACCGTGCTGCGCTGGAGTACCTGGGCTCCTTCGACCACTACGCTAACTGACGCTGAGACATGCTCGTCTAACGGACTTGTCGCTTACGTACTTAATCGCCCGTGTAGGTTCGCTGGTTTTACGAAAAATGTGATCAAAATCAGGGCTCCCTTGATcttgtttattgttttcattccGACTAATAAAATGGTCAGTAACCGCTCTATTGGCTACATTGACAGCTTTGActgtaaattaatgaaatgaattaGGTAACTTCTGTAACAACCACTACCAATTCCACTATTAAACTATTGAAGTGCGGacttaaaaacattgtttttaccCACGATTAAACGTAtactaagtacttaaatattttcgatTCCTTAACAAGAAATATACTGTTACTTGTGAATTCGTAAAATGGACAAGAGCATTTGTATTTGTGAGTTGGAGTCCGAAATATCTTGAACACATTTCTCGAAAGGCTTCCCTAAAACGTCATCCAcgaaaaacaacaatattgtACGACATATTATAACTTAGCTagaagtattttattgtttttcttggATGACTTGCGACGCTTGCTGTTAAGTAGTTGTCTCCACAGACTGACCGTTAGTTAACATCATTTTCACTTATATACTTATGAGGCTAACATGTATGAGTGCCTAGGAACGCAACTTATGATGTAAATTTACGAAAGTGACCACTTAAAACTTGATTGTGAGTCTAAagggtaataaatatattattaattatcctACTACTTATGATATGCCTGTTCTCGCTATTTTTAACTGTATGGAACAGAATGAAGTCCATATGAACAGTTAAAGTATACTTAGATGTATTTAAAAGATGTATTAAGAATATAACTACAGAGTTCGCAAAACTATTTAACGATCGGTGTAACGCGttggaaattataatttgctaAAAGGTAAGTTAGTGATTGAAACAGTGCGCTTAGagaattaaataacttttacataTATCCAATTCTGATCGTCACATATATGCAAACatattgtataatgtataaatagttattGCAGCTGTAAttagaagtttatttttcatatcgggtgttaaaatatgttaagtaGTGTATATTGTGGTAACTCGATTCTTGCAATACAATTATTGAACTCTTTTTAGACGAATCGGCTGTGTCATGTGGAGTTATATGTATGTCCTGTGCGtagatatttatgtaaatagctATATTTTCGactgtgtaattttattttattcttgccTATCAGCCAACTTTAGATAACTGATAACGAATCGATGATTCTCGATtgtttttttagaattatgcttttaataaaatcgcaGCTTGCTTTTAGTAATGATCGTGATTAATAATGACATATCTGTATGTAGgtagaaaatgttattgtcAGTGTGTTATTGTTTGGACCTGGTATGAAGGACGGTCGATCTTAAGCTAAAAATGTGGATTAAAGAAACTTATTGGATTCGTAAAGCGCATacattttagaattaaaaacGAACAGTTCCATGCATTTTCATTCGCTATTTTGTTACTGTTTTTTTCAAAACGCGTAAGTAAGGACCCCGTATGATCGTAACTCGCGACTTCACTATTTTAAGCTATCTTTAAGTATAGTACGTTGTTTAATCTTTTACAGTAATCCCCTTGCCTAGTATAAGATTTTTAGGTTTTTCACTcgttttatacaatatacctacttgtatCGATTTATCTACCTATAAGTTAAATTTGAGCTTGTATGTAATTTAGGGGATAAAGTCAACTGCGCGTAGTTACATTTTgaacaattcaaaaata
This portion of the Plodia interpunctella isolate USDA-ARS_2022_Savannah chromosome 10, ilPloInte3.2, whole genome shotgun sequence genome encodes:
- the Lar gene encoding tyrosine-protein phosphatase Lar isoform X1 — encoded protein: MNSVTTPAQPSAGKMRERRRALHRTAALLFACLLFIYPQVDASDDETEETVPTTVEVETVAPPPAIPPVNDSGNIYIRYLTHPPEITIRPRNLQVRANGIAAFYCAARGDPIPNIQWRKNGKRVSNMQSRYQVSGMDAAAGPAANGAVLRIEPVRALRDDATYECVAENGVGDAVTAVATLTVFETDKVPPGFPNIAPPPTTMVVEVGHTATLPCQATGNPTPKVKWLFNSLPLDVASNPRYALLNDKMHGTLQIVKSEEDDQGKYECVAENSIGTDFSKPTSLYVKVRRVSPQFSIPPPPRTEVMLGGNLTLKCVAFGSPMPTVKWRKGLTKWLTPEDNPPLGLNTLKLEDIRESANYTCEAASVLGVIEFVSEVKVQTLPGPPTEVRASEITATTVRLAWTYSGPEEPQYYVIQYKPKYANQAFSEISGVITQYYSVTNLSPYTEYEMYVIAVNNIGRGPPSAPAVITTGETVDSLYGGTKPGSAPRNVQVRPLSSSTMVIQWDEPETPNGQVTGYKIYYTTDPSQQLQSWHSQMMDNSHLTTISELTPHTVYTIRVQAFTSVGPGPISAPVQVKTQQGVPSQPSNLVAVEAGETSVTLSWRRPAHAGDNIVSYELYWNDTYAKEHHRKRIPIAETYTLNGLYPNTLYYIWLAARSQQGEGATTPPIAVRTKQYVPGAPPMNVTAAAISPTSIRVSWQPPPAERANGRIAYYKLLCVESERGDSEATVVKLNQTSFILDELRRWTQYRIWVLAGTSVGDGPASYPVTVRTHEDVPGEPQDVKVNAINSTSIHVTWKQPHEKEKNGIIRGYHVHVQEIREEGKSLLNDPMRFNVMDETTLELNVSGLQPDTKYSVQVAALTRKGDGDRSAPVSIKTPGGVPNRPTVNLKVLEREPIVSIEIEWARPTQTYGDLLGYRLRYGIKDQLLDEENFGTKVTSHKINDLERGVQYEFRVAGKNHIGIGQETIKYWLTPEGAPKGPPTNVSYHFQTPDIISITWEPPIRADRSGQIKKYDVQFYKKGDQASAIEKKTEGNKAVFTGLEEDAHYVFKVRAYTIQGVGPYSKEITAHTERDIGRAPMSLKAVATSESSVEVWWETFRSRKKIIGYVIFYTMTPVEDLDEWKQKSVHVTHSADLENLEKFAEYAVAVAARTADGLGRLSEKVTVKVKPEEVPLNLRAQDVSTHSMTLSWTSPLRLNPVSYKISYNAIKEFVDSLGMTQTQEIPKREIIVKHDRTSYSINDLSPFTTYNVNVSAIPNDDSYRPPTKITVTTQMAAPKPMVKPDFYGVIENEILVILPQASEEYGPISHYYLVVVPDDKAHNHKNPDQFLTDDLIKNNVRTDDENAPYIAAKFLQRNILYTFHLGNDEMYEGFLNRKLNPSKKYRVFVRAVVDTPQKHLYTSSPFSEYLSLDMREAPPGEEPSRPDPKDINGDPEIRIEENKKEAGMVWVIGPIIAALMLSLCFVLLFILKRRRQPCKTPDQAAVTRPLMSADVGFGAPSDPVEMRRLNFQTPAMISHPPIPISELADHIERLKTNDNLKFSQEYESIEPGQQFTWDHSNMEVNKPKNRYANVIAYDHSRVILQPIDGILGSDYINANYCDGYRKHNAYVATQGPLQETFTDFWRMCWELRTSTIVMMTKLEERTRIKCDQYWPSRGSETYGMMTVTIAEVQELATYCIRTFQVTRNGGAERREIKQLQFTAWPDHGVPDHPAPFLQFLRRVRALNPPDAGPLVVHCSAGVGRTGCFIVIDSMLERARHERTVDIYGHVTCLRAQRNYMVQTEDQYIFIHDALLEAVVCGDTEVPARNLHAHIQKLMRVDSIENITGMELEFKKLANMKADSSRFVSASLPCNKHKNRLVHILPYESSRVCLTPRDGSDYINASFVDGYRYRSAYIATQGPLPDTTDDFWRMLWEHNSTIIVMLTKLKEMGREKCHQYWPSDRSVRYQCFVVDPIAEYNMPQYILREFKVTDARDGASRTVRQFQFTDWPEQGVPKSGEGFIDFLGQVHKTKEQFGQDGPITVHCSAGVGRTGVFITLSTVLERMQYEGVVDVFQTVRTLRTQRPAMVQTEDQYDFCYRAALEYLGSFDHYAN